The Fragaria vesca subsp. vesca unplaced genomic scaffold, FraVesHawaii_1.0 scf0511762, whole genome shotgun sequence sequence ATCATGATGAACTGAAGATTCTCCTTACTCCATCCACGAGTTGGCCCTCTTATGATTGCCCAACGAGCTTGAAGAATACCAAAAGCTCTCTCCACATCTTTTCTGTATGCTTCTTGCATCCTTGTGAAATATTTTGTCTGCGACGTCCTCGGGTTTTTGATTGCTTGAACAAATGAGGCCCATTTTGGGTAAATGCCATCAACAAGATAATAACATTGCCCATAATGCCTATTTTGTACTTCATAGCTCACCTGAGGAGTTTCACAACTAGCCAAATCATTAAACAAAGGTGACTGTCCAAGGACATTAATATCGTTTAGGGAACTTGGAAGGCCGAAGAAGGTGTGCCAAATCCAAGTATCGTAGGATGCCACTGCCTCTAAGATGATTGTTGGTTTCCCCTTGTAGCCAGTATACTGGCCTCCCCATCCGGTGGGACAATTTTTCCACTGCCAATGCATACAATCGAGGCTCCCGATCATTCCTGGAAATCCTCTTTCTGCTGCCTTGTCGAGAAGTCGTCGCAGATCAGCCGGTGTTGGTCGGCGGAGATAATGCTCATGGTACACATTCCATATTGCTCTGGTGAAGTGTTCCAAAATCTCGATGGCAGTAGATTCTGCAATATCCATGTAATCATCAAAGAAGTCGGCTGTGACCCCATATGCGAGTTGTCTCATGGCGCATGTAAGCTTTTGTTCAGTGGATAGGCCGACTCTCCCAGTCGCATCTCTTCcttgaacaaaatatggaTCGTAGTTGGCCATGTCGTGCATCATCCTGTCAAATACCCAAGGTTGCATTATGTATCGCCTACGAAATATATTTGGTTCGTACCTGCATGGATCCGTGAAGTATAAAGCTTTCAGACGTTGATCCATGATCTCTCTGTTTCTGGCAGTATACGAACGACCTTTCGAAGAACCACCCNNNNNNNNNNNNNNNNNNNNNNNNNNNNNNNNNNNNNNNNNNNNNNNNNNNNNNNNNNNNNNNNNNNNNNNNNNNNNNNNNNNNNNNNNNNNNNNNNNNNNNNNNNNNNNNNNNNNNNNNNNNNNNNNNNNNNNNNNNNNNNNNNNNNNNNNNNNNNNNNNNNNNNNNNNNNNNNNNNNNNNNNNNNNNNNNNNNNNNNNNNNNNNNNNNNNNNNNNNNNNNNNNNNNNNNNNNNNNNNNNNNNNNNNNNNNNNNNNNNNNNNNNNNNNNNNNNNNNNNNNNNNNNNNNNNNNNNNNNNNNNNNNNNNNNNNNNNNNNNNNNNNNNNNNNNNNNNNNNNNNNNNNNNNNNNNNNNNNNNNNNNNNNNNNNNNNNNNNNNNAAACAATATGAAGCTTTTGAGATGAGAAGagtgttgtgaatttgtgaggAATGAGGATGACAATGACCTCATATTTATAGACAATTTGAGATGATATCAACAGATAAGATATGACACGTGTCGGACAAATATAACCCGTAATCTAGATAGCCAGTTAGTGTTTGACATGTGGAGACGATAATCACATCCGAACTCAGTTGTTTGTCGTATACACCGACACAACACAAGATAATATCTGTCAATAATTTGATTCTTTGTCATATATGCCGacataaaatgacaaaaaattagtatgtattaattatttttttaattaacaaaattatatttaattataagaataatttaaaattttgtgataaaaataaaaattgtgaaCTTTTATTAACTTAATAAGGttattaacatattatttaatataatattcataaatatacTACCTataacttattttaatcaacaaaaatgaatatagGACCTCATATAGAactcattgttggagatgagaaaatgagt is a genomic window containing:
- the LOC101291587 gene encoding uncharacterized protein LOC101291587 translates to MANYDPYFVQGRDATGRVGLSTEQKLTCAMRQLAYGVTADFFDDYMDIAESTAIEILEHFTRAIWNVYHEHYLRRPTPADLRRLLDKAAERGFPGMIGSLDCMHWQWKNCPTGWGGQYTGYKGKPTIILEAVASYDTWIWHTFFGLPSSLNDINVLGQSPLFNDLASCETPQVSYEVQNRHYGQCYYLVDGIYPKWASFVQAIKNPRTSQTKYFTRMQEAYRKDVERAFGILQARWAIIRGPTRGWSKENLQFIMMTCIILHDMIVEDEHDEDAAEPFDPNDIPTILKQAHIYDRIPDQDTSVDRNPNWLNQFMRRYREVRCPVMNKNLQDDLVDHLWSMKLQADENDQ